A genomic region of Candidatus Hinthialibacter antarcticus contains the following coding sequences:
- a CDS encoding glycoside hydrolase family 140 protein translates to MRSLITCILGLACISTFAQEAQWQGPSVDFSHGALHVSENQRFLVHQDGTPFFYLGDTAWELFHRLNREEAEQYLENRRQKGMNVIQAVGLAELDGLNTPNAYGEKPLIDNDPTKPNEKYFEHVDFIVNTAKEKGLYIGFLPTWGDKATKAWGQGPVILTNDNTEDARAYGRFLGERYKDAPNIIWILIGDRDAEGYEAIWRAMAKGIGEGDRGAHLITCHPMGGMSSSKWFHDDNWLDFNMLQSGHGSFDNTNYKMIDADYNRKPTKPTLDGEPRYENHPVNWKPENGWFNDFDVRQAAYWGVFAGGLGTTYGCHDIWQMVAPGHTPISSARGSWDGSLDLPGVFDMIHLRKLMESRPFFDRVPDPSLIAEGQFDDGRHLQATRGKDYAFVYVPYGTNFKLNMGKISGDKSNAWWFNPRDGKAGELFEVKNEGVYEFDPPGEPKRGNDWVLVLDDASKGYKPL, encoded by the coding sequence TGAAAACCAGCGCTTTCTTGTCCATCAAGATGGTACGCCGTTTTTTTATCTGGGAGATACGGCTTGGGAACTGTTTCATCGTTTGAACAGGGAAGAAGCGGAGCAGTATTTAGAGAACCGCCGCCAGAAAGGCATGAACGTCATTCAGGCGGTCGGGCTGGCCGAACTCGACGGCCTCAACACGCCAAACGCCTACGGTGAAAAACCGTTGATTGATAACGACCCGACAAAACCCAATGAGAAGTACTTTGAGCACGTCGATTTCATCGTTAACACAGCGAAAGAAAAAGGCTTGTATATCGGGTTTCTGCCAACCTGGGGCGATAAGGCGACCAAAGCCTGGGGGCAGGGGCCGGTCATTCTCACCAATGATAATACTGAAGACGCCCGCGCCTATGGACGCTTTTTGGGCGAACGCTATAAAGACGCGCCTAACATCATCTGGATTCTAATCGGCGACCGCGACGCCGAAGGCTATGAAGCCATCTGGCGGGCGATGGCGAAAGGCATTGGCGAAGGCGACCGCGGCGCGCATCTCATCACTTGCCATCCAATGGGTGGAATGTCATCTTCGAAATGGTTCCATGACGACAATTGGCTCGATTTTAATATGCTGCAATCCGGGCATGGTTCGTTCGATAATACAAACTACAAGATGATTGACGCTGACTACAATAGAAAGCCGACTAAACCAACTCTCGACGGCGAACCGCGTTATGAAAACCACCCGGTCAACTGGAAGCCGGAGAACGGCTGGTTCAATGACTTCGATGTGCGCCAAGCAGCGTATTGGGGCGTGTTCGCGGGTGGATTGGGGACGACGTATGGTTGCCACGACATTTGGCAGATGGTGGCGCCGGGACATACGCCCATTTCATCTGCGCGGGGAAGTTGGGACGGTTCGCTGGACCTTCCCGGCGTCTTTGACATGATCCACTTGCGCAAACTCATGGAATCGCGCCCGTTTTTTGATCGCGTTCCTGACCCGTCGCTGATCGCTGAGGGGCAATTCGATGACGGGCGTCATTTGCAGGCAACGCGCGGCAAGGATTATGCGTTTGTGTATGTCCCCTATGGGACCAATTTCAAATTGAATATGGGCAAAATCTCCGGCGACAAATCAAACGCCTGGTGGTTTAATCCGCGAGATGGCAAAGCGGGCGAACTGTTTGAAGTGAAGAATGAAGGCGTTTATGAATTTGATCCGCCTGGAGAACCCAAACGCGGCAACGACTGGGTGTTGGTGTTAGACGACGCATCGAAAGGGTATAAACCGCTGTAA